In one window of Nocardiopsis aegyptia DNA:
- a CDS encoding transcriptional regulator, whose protein sequence is MVERVMLMGPGSTGPLNARLIAAAYRDEQEATDKVVRLGSAIDAYLFASPVPYEFARKAGVLTMPATFVPLGGASLHEALLRATLDERFDPTRASLDVLSRADVVEAYSEVDLPVDGIHVHEELTNTAQLTSFHEGLWRRKATRMAITCVRGVAERLEAIGVPVMRLRPTNAGVRSALQTAGLLGAHHRLEEAQLGVVVVDVPTLRDSSRRSTPRYWREELRLSLHRLLLQEAHRINATAHRLDDHSFMITATRGSLVTATEGFRQPPFVERIKAELGIAIEVGIGMGRTTQDAEAHARAALNRAQASRQSFAVDREGRSLVPAQRAPARQSSEPLRTKGRETLIRLSEKIAEEDGPLVVDAENAGRMLGVTSRTARRLLRTLVEEGLAWPLPPNRTLQPGRPRQLYRLIVEKLDKDAAGK, encoded by the coding sequence AGCAAGAGGCGACGGACAAGGTCGTGAGACTGGGTTCGGCGATCGACGCCTACCTGTTCGCCAGTCCCGTCCCCTACGAGTTCGCGCGCAAGGCCGGGGTGCTGACGATGCCCGCGACCTTCGTGCCGCTCGGCGGGGCGAGCCTGCACGAAGCCCTGCTCCGAGCGACGCTGGACGAGCGCTTCGACCCGACCAGAGCCAGCCTGGACGTCCTCAGCCGCGCCGACGTCGTGGAGGCCTACTCCGAGGTCGACCTGCCCGTCGACGGTATCCACGTGCACGAGGAGCTCACCAACACCGCCCAGCTGACCTCCTTTCACGAGGGGCTGTGGCGGCGCAAGGCCACCCGGATGGCGATCACGTGCGTGCGCGGTGTCGCCGAACGGCTGGAGGCCATCGGGGTCCCGGTCATGCGGCTGCGCCCGACCAACGCCGGCGTGCGCAGCGCGCTGCAGACCGCGGGCCTGCTCGGCGCGCACCACCGTCTGGAGGAGGCCCAGCTGGGCGTGGTCGTGGTGGACGTGCCCACGCTCCGCGACTCGTCCCGGCGGTCGACCCCGCGGTACTGGCGGGAGGAGCTACGGCTCTCGCTGCACCGGCTGCTCCTCCAGGAGGCCCACCGGATCAACGCCACGGCACACCGGTTGGACGATCATTCGTTCATGATCACCGCCACCCGGGGATCACTGGTCACCGCGACCGAGGGATTCCGGCAACCGCCCTTCGTCGAACGGATCAAGGCGGAGCTGGGCATCGCGATCGAGGTGGGGATCGGGATGGGGCGCACCACGCAGGACGCCGAGGCACACGCCAGGGCGGCCCTGAACCGCGCTCAGGCGTCCCGTCAGAGCTTCGCGGTGGACCGCGAGGGCCGTTCCCTGGTCCCGGCGCAGCGCGCGCCTGCACGGCAGTCCTCCGAACCGCTGCGCACCAAGGGCCGGGAGACGTTGATTCGCCTTTCGGAGAAGATCGCCGAGGAGGACGGCCCGCTGGTCGTCGACGCGGAGAACGCCGGCCGGATGCTGGGTGTCACCTCGCGCACGGCGCGCCGGCTGCTCCGGACCCTGGTGGAAGAGGGGCTGGCCTGGCCGCTGCCGCCCAACCGGACCCTCCAGCCGGGGCGACCGCGCCAGCTCTACCGGCTGATCGTGGAGAAGCTCGACAAGGACGCCGCGGGCAAGTAG
- a CDS encoding MBL fold metallo-hydrolase has product MSGVTTTPVPVRVIGGPTVLIEYGGLRLLTDPTFDAPRDYPVGAGFVLTKTVAPAASPDELGPIDAVLLSHDEHPDNLDLSGRALLADVPLTLTTRGGADRLGGTARGLAPGEAVELDRPGGGTATVTAVRAQHGPDGCEPVTGEVIGFVLTAADLPTVYVSGDNASLDVVRAIADRHGPVDTAVLFAGGARTARLDGALLTLDGARAAAAARMLGARRVVPAHAEGWKHFTEGLGELEAAFAEAGLADRLARD; this is encoded by the coding sequence ATGTCCGGCGTCACGACCACCCCCGTCCCCGTCCGCGTCATCGGCGGTCCGACCGTCCTGATCGAGTACGGCGGCCTCCGCCTCCTCACCGACCCCACCTTCGACGCCCCGCGCGACTACCCCGTGGGCGCGGGGTTCGTCCTCACCAAGACGGTCGCCCCCGCCGCCTCGCCCGACGAACTCGGCCCGATCGACGCGGTCCTGCTCTCCCACGACGAGCACCCCGACAACCTCGACCTGTCCGGCCGGGCGCTCCTGGCCGACGTTCCGCTCACCCTCACCACGCGCGGCGGCGCGGACCGCCTCGGCGGCACGGCCCGGGGCCTCGCGCCCGGCGAGGCCGTCGAACTGGACCGCCCCGGCGGCGGTACGGCCACGGTGACGGCCGTGCGCGCCCAGCACGGCCCCGACGGCTGCGAACCGGTCACCGGCGAGGTCATCGGCTTCGTCCTCACGGCGGCGGACCTGCCCACGGTCTACGTCAGCGGCGACAACGCGTCACTGGACGTGGTCCGCGCGATCGCGGACCGCCACGGCCCGGTGGACACCGCCGTCCTCTTCGCGGGCGGCGCGCGCACCGCGCGGCTCGACGGCGCGCTGCTCACCCTCGACGGCGCGCGGGCCGCGGCGGCGGCCCGGATGCTGGGGGCGCGCCGGGTGGTCCCCGCGCACGCCGAGGGCTGGAAGCACTTCACGGAGGGGCTCGGCGAGCTGGAGGCGGCCTTCGCCGAGGCGGGACTGGCCGACCGCCTGGCGAGGGACTGA
- a CDS encoding CGNR zinc finger domain-containing protein — MTETPATAPLAPPPAPGAERHPSLDFANSALTLAGGQRLDLLDSPPAATRWLVEHGLAPEDARLWDYCTRKLRALREQIRVLITARIDGTVPAPAAVDAVNEALTRVPTASLLHWDPDGGPFRTPSHPATQIVDHALAVLAADAAELLTTADAERLTACGSPPCNRFLVRTHPRRHWCSVRCGDRARAARAYARRARAAED; from the coding sequence ATGACGGAGACCCCGGCCACCGCGCCCCTCGCCCCGCCTCCCGCTCCAGGCGCCGAACGCCACCCCTCCCTCGACTTCGCCAACAGCGCCCTGACCCTGGCCGGAGGGCAGCGCCTCGACCTGCTCGACTCGCCCCCGGCCGCCACGCGGTGGCTCGTCGAGCACGGACTCGCCCCGGAGGACGCCCGGCTGTGGGACTACTGCACGCGGAAACTGCGGGCGCTCCGTGAACAGATCCGGGTCCTGATCACCGCCCGGATCGACGGGACCGTCCCCGCACCCGCCGCCGTGGACGCCGTCAACGAGGCGCTGACCAGGGTTCCCACGGCCTCGCTCCTGCACTGGGACCCGGACGGCGGACCCTTCCGGACCCCCTCCCACCCGGCGACCCAGATCGTCGACCACGCCCTCGCGGTCCTGGCCGCCGACGCGGCGGAACTCCTGACCACCGCCGACGCCGAGCGCCTCACCGCCTGCGGGTCCCCGCCGTGCAACCGCTTCCTGGTGCGGACGCACCCGCGGCGCCACTGGTGCTCGGTGCGCTGCGGCGACCGCGCCCGCGCCGCCCGCGCCTACGCCCGTCGCGCCCGGGCCGCGGAGGACTGA
- a CDS encoding P-loop NTPase family protein — MDELATTGPRQVLLIGGGAGVGKSTVAWEVSVLLRARDVAHCVIEGDVLDQVHPAPADDPARSRVTERNLAALWSNYTDLGHHRLVYTNTVSILEVPMFRRALGPGPLRFTLVLLTAGEDVVRERLTRRETGSQLEPHIERSRRMAAHLEATAPEGTVRVATDGLGVAQVAERVVAAAAW, encoded by the coding sequence ATGGACGAACTCGCGACCACCGGCCCGCGCCAGGTGCTGCTCATCGGCGGCGGCGCCGGTGTCGGCAAGTCGACCGTCGCATGGGAGGTCTCGGTCCTGCTCCGGGCCCGCGACGTCGCGCACTGCGTCATCGAGGGCGACGTGCTGGACCAGGTCCATCCCGCACCCGCCGACGACCCCGCCCGGTCCCGTGTCACCGAGCGCAACCTGGCCGCCCTCTGGTCGAACTACACCGACCTCGGCCACCACCGGCTGGTGTACACCAACACCGTGAGCATCCTCGAGGTGCCGATGTTCCGCCGGGCGCTGGGCCCGGGGCCCCTGCGCTTCACACTCGTGCTGCTCACGGCCGGGGAGGACGTGGTCCGCGAGCGGCTCACGCGGCGCGAGACCGGGTCACAGCTGGAGCCCCACATCGAGCGCAGCCGGCGCATGGCCGCCCACCTGGAGGCCACGGCCCCGGAAGGCACCGTGCGGGTGGCCACGGACGGGCTCGGCGTCGCGCAGGTGGCGGAGCGGGTCGTCGCCGCGGCGGCCTGGTAG
- the hisC gene encoding histidinol-phosphate transaminase: MVSESKSPYLRSVLESMPAYKPGLRVVGPDGRSIKLSSNESPYGPLPSVREAIAQASADLNRYPDPGATELVTALAGHLGVPEEHVALGAGSVGLLQQLLTAVGEPGAEVVYAWRSFEAYPLLADLAGVTSVRVPLTDETHDLDALAEAVTDRTRMVLVCNPNNPTGTAVRERELVRFLDRVPDHVLVILDEAYREYVRDPEVPDGLDLYRDRPNVAVLRTFSKAYGLAAVRLGYLVGHPHVAGAVRKTLVPFAVNHIAQAAGVASIAAEDELLERVALTVKERDRVRDALVASGWTVPRSEANFVWLRVDGDTLDFAAACAREGVAIRPFDGEGARVSLGTPEENDVFLAVATAYPKRR, encoded by the coding sequence ATGGTGTCGGAGTCGAAATCGCCATATCTGCGGTCGGTGCTGGAGAGCATGCCCGCCTACAAGCCCGGTCTGCGCGTCGTCGGGCCCGACGGGCGATCGATCAAGCTGTCCTCCAACGAGAGCCCCTACGGGCCGCTCCCGTCCGTCCGCGAGGCCATCGCCCAGGCGTCCGCCGACCTGAACCGCTACCCGGACCCGGGCGCGACCGAACTGGTCACCGCGCTCGCCGGGCACCTGGGCGTCCCCGAGGAGCACGTGGCCCTCGGCGCCGGCTCGGTCGGCCTCCTCCAGCAGCTGCTGACGGCCGTCGGCGAGCCGGGCGCGGAGGTCGTCTACGCCTGGCGCTCCTTCGAGGCCTACCCGCTGCTCGCGGACCTGGCCGGGGTCACCTCCGTGCGGGTGCCGCTCACGGACGAGACGCACGACCTCGACGCCCTCGCCGAGGCCGTCACGGACCGGACCCGCATGGTGTTGGTGTGCAACCCCAACAACCCGACCGGCACCGCGGTCCGCGAGCGGGAGCTGGTCCGCTTCCTGGACCGGGTCCCCGACCACGTGCTCGTGATCCTGGACGAGGCCTACCGCGAGTACGTCCGCGACCCCGAGGTGCCCGACGGCCTCGACCTGTACCGTGACCGCCCCAACGTCGCGGTCCTGCGGACCTTCTCCAAGGCCTACGGGCTCGCCGCCGTCCGGCTCGGGTACCTCGTCGGCCACCCGCACGTCGCCGGCGCCGTCCGCAAGACCCTCGTGCCGTTCGCCGTGAACCACATCGCGCAGGCCGCCGGGGTCGCCTCCATCGCGGCCGAGGACGAGCTGCTGGAGCGGGTCGCGCTCACCGTCAAGGAACGCGACCGCGTGCGGGACGCGCTCGTCGCGTCAGGGTGGACGGTGCCGCGCAGCGAGGCCAACTTCGTGTGGCTGCGCGTGGACGGGGACACCCTCGACTTCGCCGCCGCCTGCGCGCGCGAGGGCGTGGCGATCCGGCCCTTCGACGGGGAGGGCGCCCGGGTCAGCCTGGGCACGCCCGAGGAGAACGACGTGTTCCTCGCCGTCGCCACCGCCTATCCGAAGCGTCGCTAG
- a CDS encoding MauE/DoxX family redox-associated membrane protein has product MPEFIVAPETVDAVRQVQLPLLAALLLLGAAAKILSRSEGSGLAVLLPARLRRPAAFGTGVVELALAVGLLVLTGPWGTAARLGTAALFAGSVAVLVLVRRRDPEAGCGCFGGLSRTPIGWRTLARAGLLAAAALATLGLAPDGWEVATAPTAVHGWVLGVELLLLAVLSPELRDVGSRALASEPCELREVSPRRTRARLRSSDVWRTNRPVLLAEEPEDEWRHGCWRFQRFDGMRYGRRVDVVFAVRVGGRRRTSVRAVLVDRESGAVAASFGTVTTHELVGPPRRLRSPAEAARLDAARIDAERAAETLRAAREHPAGHAPAEHRGGAEVPAQGAAEHDARDSDAGRQPASG; this is encoded by the coding sequence ATGCCGGAGTTCATCGTGGCGCCGGAGACCGTCGACGCCGTCCGGCAGGTCCAACTGCCACTGCTGGCGGCCCTGCTGCTGCTCGGCGCGGCGGCCAAGATCCTGAGCCGGTCGGAGGGGTCGGGCCTGGCCGTCCTGCTCCCCGCGCGCCTGCGCCGCCCGGCCGCGTTCGGCACCGGTGTCGTGGAGCTCGCCCTTGCGGTGGGCCTGCTGGTGCTCACCGGGCCGTGGGGGACGGCCGCGCGTCTGGGCACCGCGGCCCTGTTCGCGGGCTCGGTGGCGGTCCTGGTCCTGGTGCGCCGCCGCGATCCGGAGGCGGGCTGCGGCTGCTTCGGCGGACTGAGCCGGACCCCGATCGGGTGGCGCACGCTGGCCAGGGCCGGCCTGCTCGCCGCGGCGGCTCTGGCCACGCTCGGCCTGGCGCCCGACGGGTGGGAGGTCGCCACCGCGCCGACGGCCGTGCACGGCTGGGTGCTGGGCGTCGAACTCCTACTCCTGGCCGTGCTCAGCCCCGAACTGCGGGACGTGGGCTCCCGCGCGCTCGCCAGTGAGCCGTGCGAGCTCCGCGAGGTGTCCCCGCGCCGGACGAGGGCGCGGCTGCGGTCCAGCGACGTGTGGCGGACCAACCGCCCGGTCCTGCTCGCCGAGGAGCCCGAGGACGAGTGGCGGCACGGCTGCTGGCGCTTCCAGCGCTTCGACGGCATGCGGTACGGGCGCCGCGTCGACGTGGTCTTCGCGGTGCGTGTGGGCGGTCGGCGCCGGACCTCGGTGCGCGCGGTCCTGGTCGACCGGGAGAGCGGCGCGGTGGCGGCCTCGTTCGGCACGGTGACCACGCACGAACTCGTCGGTCCGCCCCGCCGGCTGCGCTCGCCCGCCGAGGCGGCCAGGCTCGACGCGGCCAGGATCGACGCCGAGCGGGCCGCGGAGACGCTCCGTGCCGCCCGGGAGCACCCGGCCGGGCACGCCCCCGCGGAACACCGGGGCGGGGCCGAGGTGCCCGCGCAGGGCGCGGCCGAGCACGACGCCCGGGACAGCGACGCCGGTCGCCAGCCCGCGAGCGGGTGA
- a CDS encoding SigE family RNA polymerase sigma factor: MAEATRTPRYDEFSSYVAERGPALLRMARSLTSSHADAEDLLQAALVKTFLAWGRISNPKARDGYVRRAMVNTQISEWRRTRLDVYPTDEIPEQRVDDPTWRSDLADVVGRSIERLPDRQRTTVVLRYYEDLTENQIAARMGVTLGTVKSTLSRAVEKLRRDADLIIERTTS; this comes from the coding sequence GTGGCGGAGGCGACCCGGACCCCCAGGTACGACGAGTTCAGCAGCTACGTGGCCGAGCGCGGACCGGCGCTGCTGCGGATGGCACGGTCTCTCACCAGCAGCCACGCCGACGCCGAGGACCTGCTCCAGGCCGCGCTCGTCAAGACCTTCCTGGCCTGGGGCCGCATCTCCAACCCCAAGGCCCGCGACGGGTACGTGCGCCGTGCGATGGTCAACACCCAGATCTCCGAGTGGCGCCGCACCCGCCTCGACGTCTACCCGACCGACGAGATCCCGGAGCAGCGCGTCGACGACCCCACCTGGCGCAGCGACCTCGCCGACGTGGTCGGGCGCTCCATCGAACGCCTCCCGGACCGCCAGCGCACCACGGTCGTCCTGCGCTACTACGAGGACCTCACGGAGAACCAGATCGCCGCGCGCATGGGCGTCACGCTCGGCACCGTCAAGAGCACACTGTCCCGCGCGGTGGAGAAGCTGCGCCGCGACGCCGACCTGATCATCGAGCGCACCACGTCCTGA
- a CDS encoding serine hydrolase, whose product MTRPLRIDDLYSLALPEQPSLSPDSTRVAYVLRTAEREHDRDERTLWTVPTGSGGARRLTDGPVDTAPAWSPDGDRIAFLRGGNGPAQVCLLPADGGEPEPITELPLGAGTPVWSPDGTAIAFTAPVDRQPSPRTEATAPPPVVVDTLDHRVDVGGLEGTVRSHLHVLDLPDRRVRQITDGDWHAGAPAWSPDSRSLAFCATPGPAADMMPSSAVYVVDVSAPGAGSQPQLVGGGTGIAQTATWTAEGDALLVVGRTDTEQGHVGLLRVPLDGSPTVDLVRGLGRDVTPGGPACPGAPPRATADARAVLFCVRDRGCSHLYTVDATGGAPRQLIGGVGRMVSGLSDAEDIVVVVLATPERFGEIVAVEPATGKERVLTRHGAALDEVEHFPAQEREFKVSDGGTVHGRLLRDPERTGPAPLLLDIHDGPHDAWNGAADPVHLYHQELIARGWTVLLLDPRGSDGCGDTFTLGAQGTGDAQDFLEPIDTLVAEGTADPDRLAVAGYGRGGRIAGYLASRDDRFTAAVAGAMFRDSTRVCGTSDAVHGSATAEAGVSPQLDRDRYVEPSPCSRAQNVRTPTLILHGAADERCPAGQAEQWFDALKVRGVPTRLVLYPGGSHRFLLDGPPSHRTDLARRIVDWVVHRAGESASVSSVKSAERTVDARYWQRRLADLAERHRVPGAVLGIARGAHSSVAAHGVLNKATGVTTTRDSLFQIGSITKVWTATLAMQLVDEGALDLDAPVADVLPELRLADPRVAQRVTMRHLLTHTSGIDGDVFTDTGRGDDCLERFVGQLDEAAQNHPMGATFSYCNSGFVLAGRVIEKLTGMSWDRALRERLCAPLGLERTVTLPEEALRFRTAMGHDSEGGQPPRPVPAWGLPRSSGPAGLITATADDVLAFARLHLTGGTAPDGTRLLSERAAQAMTEQQVELPETHSLGDSWGLGWIRFGWDGRRLIGHDGSTLGQSAFLRVLPEQDLAVTLLTNGGAAKDLYRDLFGEIFAELAGMAIPEPPQPPTGPVSVDARRHLGRYERAGTRIDILEGTDGLRLRYTTTGPLARLVPEPVYETTLVPVSDSQYLVQYAGSPSWIPVTFYSLPTGESYVHHGMRATPKLP is encoded by the coding sequence ATGACTCGACCGCTGCGCATCGACGATCTCTACTCCCTCGCGCTGCCGGAGCAGCCGTCCCTGTCACCGGACAGCACTCGCGTGGCGTACGTCCTGCGTACCGCCGAGCGTGAGCACGACCGGGACGAACGGACGCTGTGGACGGTGCCGACCGGATCCGGCGGGGCGCGCCGACTCACAGACGGCCCAGTCGACACCGCGCCCGCATGGTCACCCGACGGCGACCGGATCGCCTTCCTGCGAGGCGGCAACGGCCCCGCCCAGGTGTGTCTGCTACCGGCCGATGGCGGCGAACCGGAGCCGATCACCGAGTTGCCGCTAGGGGCCGGCACACCGGTGTGGAGTCCGGACGGCACCGCGATCGCCTTCACCGCACCGGTGGACCGACAGCCGTCACCCCGGACCGAGGCGACCGCGCCCCCGCCGGTCGTGGTGGACACCCTTGACCACAGGGTCGACGTCGGTGGCCTCGAGGGCACCGTACGCAGCCATCTGCATGTCCTCGACCTCCCCGACCGCCGGGTTCGGCAGATCACCGATGGGGACTGGCACGCCGGCGCTCCGGCCTGGTCACCCGACAGCCGCAGCCTGGCCTTCTGCGCGACCCCCGGACCCGCAGCCGACATGATGCCGAGCTCCGCGGTGTACGTCGTGGACGTGTCCGCCCCCGGGGCAGGGTCGCAGCCGCAGCTCGTGGGCGGTGGAACGGGCATCGCCCAGACCGCGACCTGGACCGCGGAAGGCGACGCCCTGCTGGTCGTCGGCCGCACCGACACCGAACAGGGACACGTCGGCTTGCTGCGCGTGCCCCTGGACGGCAGCCCCACGGTCGACCTGGTGCGTGGCCTCGGCCGCGACGTGACGCCTGGCGGCCCGGCCTGCCCTGGCGCCCCGCCCCGGGCCACTGCCGACGCCCGCGCCGTTCTCTTCTGCGTGCGTGACCGTGGGTGTAGCCATCTGTACACGGTCGACGCGACCGGCGGAGCACCGCGGCAGCTCATCGGTGGTGTGGGCCGCATGGTCTCGGGTCTGTCCGACGCCGAGGACATCGTCGTGGTGGTCCTGGCGACGCCCGAACGCTTCGGAGAGATCGTGGCCGTCGAACCGGCCACCGGCAAGGAACGCGTACTCACACGGCACGGTGCGGCGCTCGACGAGGTGGAGCACTTTCCTGCCCAGGAACGGGAGTTCAAGGTCTCCGACGGCGGGACGGTGCACGGCCGACTACTGCGGGATCCGGAGCGCACCGGCCCCGCGCCGCTGCTGCTCGACATCCACGATGGCCCGCACGACGCCTGGAACGGTGCGGCGGATCCCGTTCACCTCTATCACCAGGAGCTGATCGCCCGCGGCTGGACGGTGCTCCTGCTCGACCCGCGCGGCAGCGACGGCTGCGGCGACACCTTCACCCTCGGCGCCCAGGGCACCGGCGACGCACAGGACTTCCTCGAACCGATCGACACCCTGGTCGCCGAGGGAACCGCCGACCCCGACCGGCTCGCCGTGGCCGGGTACGGCCGCGGCGGCCGCATCGCCGGCTACCTCGCCAGCCGCGACGATCGCTTCACCGCAGCAGTGGCCGGTGCGATGTTCCGTGATTCGACCAGAGTGTGCGGCACCAGTGATGCGGTGCACGGGTCGGCCACCGCCGAAGCGGGTGTCTCTCCTCAACTCGACCGCGACCGGTACGTCGAACCCTCCCCGTGCTCCCGGGCGCAGAACGTGCGCACACCGACGCTCATCCTGCACGGCGCGGCCGACGAACGGTGTCCCGCCGGGCAGGCCGAGCAGTGGTTCGACGCGCTGAAGGTCCGGGGTGTGCCCACCCGCCTGGTGCTGTACCCCGGCGGCTCGCACCGGTTCCTCCTCGACGGACCGCCCTCGCACCGCACCGACCTCGCGCGCCGCATCGTGGACTGGGTCGTACACCGCGCCGGGGAGTCCGCGTCGGTCTCCTCCGTCAAATCGGCCGAGCGAACCGTGGATGCGCGGTACTGGCAGAGGCGCCTCGCGGACTTGGCCGAACGGCACCGAGTACCCGGCGCGGTCCTGGGCATCGCCCGCGGCGCGCACAGCAGTGTGGCCGCCCACGGCGTGCTCAACAAGGCCACCGGGGTGACCACGACGCGGGACTCCCTCTTCCAGATCGGGTCCATCACCAAGGTGTGGACCGCCACCCTGGCGATGCAACTCGTCGACGAGGGCGCTCTCGATCTGGACGCCCCGGTCGCCGATGTCCTGCCGGAGCTGCGCCTGGCCGACCCACGGGTGGCACAACGGGTGACGATGCGGCATCTTCTGACCCACACCAGCGGCATCGACGGGGACGTTTTCACCGACACCGGACGCGGCGACGACTGTCTGGAGCGTTTCGTCGGTCAGTTGGACGAGGCCGCGCAGAACCATCCGATGGGGGCGACCTTCTCGTACTGCAACTCCGGATTCGTGCTCGCCGGGCGGGTCATCGAGAAGCTCACCGGCATGAGTTGGGACCGTGCGCTGCGCGAGCGGCTGTGCGCCCCGCTCGGCCTCGAGCGCACTGTCACGCTGCCGGAAGAGGCACTGCGTTTCCGCACCGCAATGGGCCACGACTCCGAAGGCGGTCAGCCGCCCCGTCCGGTCCCCGCCTGGGGCCTGCCGCGCTCCTCAGGACCAGCCGGCCTGATCACCGCCACGGCCGATGACGTCCTCGCCTTCGCCCGCCTGCACCTGACAGGTGGCACCGCCCCGGATGGGACGCGGCTGCTCTCGGAGCGTGCGGCGCAGGCGATGACCGAGCAGCAGGTCGAGCTGCCGGAGACGCACTCGCTCGGGGACTCCTGGGGTCTCGGCTGGATCCGCTTCGGCTGGGACGGTCGCCGGCTGATCGGGCACGACGGGAGCACGCTCGGGCAGTCGGCGTTCCTGCGGGTGCTGCCCGAGCAGGACCTGGCGGTCACGCTCCTCACCAACGGCGGTGCGGCAAAGGACCTGTACAGGGATCTGTTCGGGGAGATCTTCGCCGAACTAGCCGGAATGGCCATACCTGAGCCCCCGCAACCGCCGACCGGCCCGGTATCGGTGGACGCCCGTCGGCACCTCGGGCGATACGAGCGGGCCGGGACACGCATCGACATCCTAGAGGGCACGGACGGACTGCGGCTCCGGTACACGACGACCGGGCCCCTCGCGCGCCTGGTGCCGGAACCGGTCTACGAGACCACCCTGGTGCCCGTTTCGGACAGTCAATACCTCGTGCAGTACGCCGGTAGCCCGTCCTGGATCCCGGTGACGTTCTACTCGTTGCCCACCGGCGAGAGCTATGTGCACCACGGCATGCGCGCGACCCCGAAGCTGCCTTGA